From Impatiens glandulifera chromosome 7, dImpGla2.1, whole genome shotgun sequence:
atattaatcattattatccTATATTAGTTTAATGGTTAAAATAGAGTAAATACATGGGCTTAGATATTTTGACAAGCCTGTTTGATTAAGTTTATTAGTAACACCAAATTTGGGTCCAACTATCTTTTGTCTATTGATGGGCAAATGCCGTGTTTTTGAAGTAGaatcaaactatatataaacATAGTCAAAAAGGATGAATCTTGATAATTCCACCCTTtgtcttctctctctataataTTATCTCAATTCCATTTATAAGCATAACTCTACATTCTTCCAACTCATTTCCATTTCATCTTCTCTCTTAAAATTGTCTTGATGCAGATAGAAAGATGAACACGGGTGAAAGTGGAATCGTAGAAAAAGCTTTAAGCAGTTTGGGAAAAGGATTCGACATAACATCAGATTTTCGACTCAAATATTGTAAAGGAAGTAATAGATTGGTCAACATAAATGAAACCAAAACCAGAGACCTTCTTCTTCCTGGATTCGGTACTGTTAATAATGTCTCCGTCGACATCAAATCCGATAAGGCCGACCGGATTCGGTTCCAATCCGATATCCTCGACTTCAAACAGGTTACAAATCAAATCTCTAAATTTCATTGACTTTGGACATATATTCATTACATATAACCATTAATTGGTATAGTTTATTTCCTTAATGAGTATGTTTGTGACAATTATTTAATGTAGATGTCAGagttttttaataaagagtGTTCGGTAACGGGTAAAATACCATCTGGTATGTTCAATGCGATGTTCGGGTTTCAAAGCGGGTCATGGGCAGAAGATGCTTCGAATACAAAATGGTTGGGTTTGGATGGTTATTACATTGGTTTATTTAGCCTTAGAATTGATCGTTACCCACTTGTTTTATCTGATGAGATTCGAAATGCTGTTCCTTCTTCATGGGATCCTTCAGCTCTTGCCaggtaaataaaattttattattttgaatccAAACAAACCCTAATTAGTTGTTTTTCTAAGTTAAAAGGCTTTTTTTTATGTGTCAATTACTTCACCCCCatagtttcttttattaaataattatattataatataagttatTACCTTAGAATTTAGAGCCTTTGaaagttttaaacaaaataaatcatttagtAAATATAAGTATGAGTTAAGGTTATTTTtcaaagttattttaatttttattaatgaataattattttattttatgattctAAATACAATTAAAGTCTTTTTTATCAGAGATATATGCtcagaaatattattatattagaaaTAAATGTATGTATGACCagaatgataaaataatagaaattctAATACATTGTTTAATGTTGGGTGAATTAATAtagaatgataaaataataataatttaaaataaaaagtattttattattttagataattaattgaattatacaATGAAATAGATATACACGACTTTGACcttgtttaatgaaaaaaattagttatttgagtttattaacaagtttaattattataatatcattaCACTCACTAAACTAAACTGAATTtgttggttttttttttcttcaagaatgaggttttataagtattataaaaataaaaaaaaaatattttaattaataaattaaataattgaatggtaaaaaaaataaaacaaaaaaatgcttattttttgaaaacaaaatactaacatcaaacaagttctaaatgtgataaataaataaaaagtcaaATGTTTGACCAAACCCGACAAAATATCTGATCCTAACTACCGCGTAGTACTTTTAATGtctatattaataattattaacttattttaattgaGTTGGTTAAcagaatttattaataattacgATAATTTGCAACAGTAAATATTATGtggcatataaaataatataaaattactgTTTGgttcttatttaatattattaaaatacttattttactCCTACTATCAGGATaattaggaaaaagaatgaTAAATTAAAGTAAACGATTTGTttcctaaaatataaatataattataatgtgatatattgatatttatcCTAATATTgttctttaattataatatgGCTGGCTGTATCtgtattattaacaaatttagataatttaattatctagGAGTGCTGTCAATATCTTCATTAAGTTTGAATTCTATACATTATtggaatattaattaattagtatgaTCTCAATTATATACGTAATTACATTCAAACTTCTCATTTCCACAAACTTGATCAACCACGTTATTCAAAGTCATTGCTTCTTCTAGATGatcaaatcattatttaattattattatattttatattagaaaaagaaattttatttcattttaaattgcCCACttgaatttgtatatatatgcgAGTCAAATAGAACAAATGTGAGATCCATTTTCATTTAACTTTTGTCTAAATTGaatagaaacaaaaataatttatattctttatattaaaaactatttgTTACTACAACATTGTAAATTCgaaaattattatcaatttaaatgAACTAAAATTTGTTAGATTGACAGATTCATAGAGACATATGGAACACATATAGTAGTGGGGTTGGCGATAGGTGGACACGATGTTGTATTAGTAAGGCAGGACAAATCGTCGAGCTTGAAAGCCGGGGAATTGAAGAGCCATTTACAAGATCTCGGGGACCAATTATTCTCCGGGACATGCAATTTCTCACCGGCTAACAAGACCGCTAAAGAGAAACCGCCTCAAGCTTTCACTTCTCTATTCGATCCGCACCCTTCTCTTCCCTTCACCACTACAACCACCACCACTAAGAATGtactttatttcatattttttttagtctCTATATAATAGTTTAAACGTAAAGAattatccttaaaatattaaaatgttacgAATTGAATTCTCATTACAGGGAATTACAGTTATTTGTTCTAAAAGGGGCGGGGATCCTTCGGTTAGCAGCCATTGCGAGTGGTTATTGACGGTTCCGACTTCACCCGACGCTATTCATCTTAGTTTTATTCCGATCACATCTCTTCTCGAGGGAATACCTGGCAAGGGGTTCTTGTCCCATGCCATCAATCTCTACATGCGATGTAAGTATAGattttgttcttttatttttttttatataaagattatgataattttcattgaactaaaataatttactaATTGTGTAATGCAGACAAACCTCCTATATCAGAATTAGAATACTTTTTAGATTTTCAAGGACATAAGATGTGGGCCCCAATTCACAATGATCATCCATTGGGCCCATCCACTAATCAAGCACCTTCTTCTACCCCTTCTTTACAATTCAATTTGTTTAGTCCTAAGCTTTATGTCAACTCTACTCaggtaaattattatttctttaattgatactgattaaatttaaatttattaattattttaattaaatttaacaaaaaaaaataatttcaaatttgcTTGATATTTTAGGTAACAGTTGGAATGAGACCAGTGGTGGGGATGCGATTGTATCTGGAAGGGAGGAAATGCAATAGGTAGGTATTATTAATCTTCTTATATTAATgtgtcaaattttaaaatatctaaaataaaaatatatgttttagtttttatataaaatatttatttaaaaaataagagctgaatttatttaaataaatttgagtttatttaaaacacaaattGTTTATGAGtgtaatttttaacattaaacaggtgaatatatatatatatatatatatatatatatatatatatattatgataaaatatatttattttaaatatatagtaGATATTTTATGGACATGTTCAAAttcaagttattcaaataactttgaattatttaaaaataaataatttgtagtgattttaaaaatatagattttttttataaaagttatttaaaggatattaatatataataataaaataaatttatttatttttaaatagaaggtattttagtattttgattaatgaattaagtaatataatagatgaaagaaaaatgaaataatatttgtttaaattgagttatttaacTACAACCAAATTAAGGCACGAGGCAATCTAAATAACCAAAACCAAAATTTATCGTatcattattcttttatttattaaatcactcaatttattaattaaaatattaaaatatcttttattttaaattattctatttttattttatcattatatattaataatttttaaatatttttatcaaaaagaaAATTCCACTCTCAAAATTATGActcttgttattttttttaataatcaaattatttaaataatttaaatcactATGACTAGTTTAGATGTTTGATTATGattataatgaaataagtcttaaataaataataataataataataataataataataataataataataataatagcataTCAATTATTGAAACTTTGTAAACAATTAAATTGGGTTTATTTATTACctcattttataataaacaatttatttgaaatcaggTTAGCTCTCCATCTCCAGCATCTATCAAACACACCTGTACTTCTTCAAAACAAGATCAACGATTCATCCGCCGGAATTTGGAAAAGTTCCGATGAAATTTCCGACGACCGATTCTTCGAACCAATCCAATGGAAAAGATTCTCCCACATATGCACTTCTCCAATAGAATTCGACGACCCAAACTCCCCTTCCGACCCATATCCAACCGCCTTCATAGTAACCGGAGCCCAACTCCACatcaaaaaacaaaacaacTCCAAATCAATCTTACATCTCAAACTCCAATACtccaaagtcaccaacttcatcATCGTACAATCAAATTGGTTACAACATCATTATAACTCATCGGAAAGTTCACAGAAATCTGGGTTTTTGTCGGCAGTTTTAAGTAAGCCTATGTCGGGAATCTCGTCGACGGCGACTGGGTCtgggaaagaaaagaaaacagtGGTTATGGATTCAAGTGTATATCCAGATGGACCGCCGGTTCCTATTGAGACAATGAAATTGGTTAAGTTTGTTGATTTGTCGGAGCTTTGTAGAGGACCGGAAAATGGACCGGGTTATTGGTTGGTAACTGGTGCTAAGTTGGATTTGGATAATAAAGGGAAGATTTGTTTACAGGTTAAGTTTTCATTGCTTAATGTTTCTTCTTAAAAGTGCAATGGTGAGACTGTAAATATGGAGtcatcaagaaaaaaaaaatatttttttggcaggttatattagtatttttggatttttggtgttttttttacatttattaatatatatagttaagagAGAAAATGGTGAAAAGATTGAAATTTAtctatttgtttaattttttttttctgaccTAATTTGGCAGATTATATTcattattagtatatatatatatattttttttgtaatgaatTGTTGgtgtttttttaagatatatattgtGAAAATATAAAGGTTACTAGTGTTCTCTTCTCTTTGAGGAATCgatataatgaatttaatttctttttgttcCTGAATTTTCACATTTAGCAAAGTAAGAAATTCCTTACCATTACTCTACTTGAAACAAAGGTTGTAGTGTATCCTTATTGAACATATCAACATAATTACCCTTATCATAAGAAAATTGAAGATGGGgatcaaaaattaatattgcTATGATTCTGATACTTACTCGAATCACTTTATGAGAAAAGTTGGGATATTTGAGATCTAATCCGGAAGAGTCATCTTGCTACGGTAGATTAATATTgctattattttgtttcttgCTCGAAAGTTGAAGTTTTTATTGGAGTTCAATATCCGTGAAGTGATTGCTACggtagaaaatattttatttgaatgtgtGAAAGGATGAATAGTTTCGAAAAGAAATCTATTGATTCTCTTACCATTGGTTGGATGTAACTGCAATTATTTACTTCACGGGATGTCGATAGatcaaattatttcttaaattggATTTTCTTGACTGTCTACGGTTTCATTGTGTGTTCAGATTAGAAGTTTTGTATTTCTTTCTAAGAGATGTTTcatataattaagaaaacacTATCTTTCTAGAATCttcttaatcatatttttatc
This genomic window contains:
- the LOC124945320 gene encoding MACPF domain-containing protein At1g14780, whose translation is MNTGESGIVEKALSSLGKGFDITSDFRLKYCKGSNRLVNINETKTRDLLLPGFGTVNNVSVDIKSDKADRIRFQSDILDFKQMSEFFNKECSVTGKIPSGMFNAMFGFQSGSWAEDASNTKWLGLDGYYIGLFSLRIDRYPLVLSDEIRNAVPSSWDPSALARFIETYGTHIVVGLAIGGHDVVLVRQDKSSSLKAGELKSHLQDLGDQLFSGTCNFSPANKTAKEKPPQAFTSLFDPHPSLPFTTTTTTTKNGITVICSKRGGDPSVSSHCEWLLTVPTSPDAIHLSFIPITSLLEGIPGKGFLSHAINLYMRYKPPISELEYFLDFQGHKMWAPIHNDHPLGPSTNQAPSSTPSLQFNLFSPKLYVNSTQVTVGMRPVVGMRLYLEGRKCNRLALHLQHLSNTPVLLQNKINDSSAGIWKSSDEISDDRFFEPIQWKRFSHICTSPIEFDDPNSPSDPYPTAFIVTGAQLHIKKQNNSKSILHLKLQYSKVTNFIIVQSNWLQHHYNSSESSQKSGFLSAVLSKPMSGISSTATGSGKEKKTVVMDSSVYPDGPPVPIETMKLVKFVDLSELCRGPENGPGYWLVTGAKLDLDNKGKICLQVKFSLLNVSS